A stretch of Geomonas oryzisoli DNA encodes these proteins:
- a CDS encoding cytochrome C, whose amino-acid sequence MKAAIVVALAVTALSIGVLQAAQEAPKPAPTSGTNLGSVTGGMFKEAHLVIDNKCVTCHSAERIESAIAAGKDMQKIQHRMELKGVKLTADEQSVLGIFYKQSPLKPKK is encoded by the coding sequence ATGAAAGCTGCCATAGTTGTCGCATTAGCAGTGACCGCACTTTCCATCGGGGTGCTCCAGGCTGCACAGGAAGCGCCTAAACCTGCGCCCACATCCGGGACCAATCTTGGCAGTGTTACAGGTGGCATGTTTAAGGAAGCGCACCTGGTTATCGACAACAAATGTGTAACGTGCCATAGCGCTGAGCGCATCGAAAGCGCCATCGCCGCCGGCAAGGACATGCAAAAAATCCAGCACCGGATGGAACTCAAGGGAGTAAAGCTGACAGCGGACGAACAGTCCGTTTTGGGCATCTTCTACAAGCAAAGCCCGCTGAAACCCAAGAAGTAG
- a CDS encoding L,D-transpeptidase family protein, whose translation MVLQRESLIEIARRFDLGYNEIRDANPGVDPVLPKPGTVVTIPSAWIPPAVSDRPSIVVNLAELRLFYFPQSNSSAIESYPIGIGDEGAETPVGNFVIVEKILDPSWHVPASIRRQRPELSAVVAPGVRNPLGRHALRLSRQDMLIHGTNRPWGIGRRSSHGCLRLYPKDIASLFVKAHKGMQVRIIDEPVKVGIKEGRVFIEFHCHGREPVTVGEVLHMLADLGLLQEIDMGKVIRAYYENKGYPVEITWTNR comes from the coding sequence GTGGTACTGCAAAGGGAATCTCTCATCGAAATCGCCCGGAGATTCGATCTCGGCTACAACGAGATACGAGATGCCAACCCTGGGGTCGATCCAGTTCTCCCTAAACCCGGTACCGTTGTTACCATACCTTCGGCTTGGATTCCCCCTGCAGTTTCAGATCGACCTTCGATTGTGGTGAACTTGGCTGAGTTACGTCTTTTCTATTTCCCCCAGTCCAATTCCTCCGCCATCGAGTCCTATCCCATAGGCATAGGCGATGAAGGGGCCGAAACTCCGGTGGGCAACTTTGTCATCGTAGAAAAAATTCTCGACCCTAGCTGGCATGTCCCAGCATCGATACGTCGACAGCGACCCGAGCTTTCTGCTGTGGTCGCACCTGGAGTACGCAACCCCCTTGGGCGACATGCCCTGCGTCTGTCTCGCCAAGACATGCTCATACATGGAACGAACCGCCCCTGGGGGATTGGCAGACGATCGAGTCATGGTTGCTTGCGCCTGTATCCGAAGGACATTGCCTCGCTATTCGTCAAAGCTCACAAAGGCATGCAGGTACGGATTATTGATGAGCCTGTGAAGGTGGGTATCAAGGAGGGGAGGGTATTCATTGAGTTCCACTGTCACGGGAGAGAACCTGTGACAGTGGGAGAGGTATTACACATGTTGGCAGACCTGGGACTGCTGCAAGAAATCGATATGGGGAAGGTCATCCGTGCCTATTACGAGAATAAGGGGTACCCGGTAGAAATAACCTGGACCAATCGATAG